The Quercus robur chromosome 7, dhQueRobu3.1, whole genome shotgun sequence genome has a segment encoding these proteins:
- the LOC126690820 gene encoding protein PELOTA 1-like, which yields MVLLLLLLLILSSDKLFENVFHTFVKHVDFSTIRCVVIGSPGCVKDEFRGYLLPEAQRLKLKSIEDKKSRIVVATTSPSNTHNLSEVLNDNAVINLIRETNVVLEIRAFKEFLDMVTSNSDRACYGSKSVETAHEMLAIETLLITDDLSGALRLRRGISMLGWLSQ from the coding sequence ATggttctacttcttcttcttcttctaattctGAGTTCTGACAAGCTTTTTGAGAATGTTTTTCATACTTTTGTGAAGCATGTGGATTTTAGTACTATACGGTGTGTCGTAATAGGAAGTCCTGGTTGTGTAAAAGATGAGTTTCGAGGTTATTTACTCCCAGAAGCACAGAGGTTGAAGCTGAAGTCTATTGAAGACAAGAAGTCACGCATTGTTGTTGCCACTACAAGTCCAAGTAATACACATAATTTGAGCGAGGTTTTGAACGACAATGCAGTCATAAATTTGATCAGAGAAACGAATGTTGTGCTAGAGATTAGGGCGTTTAAGGAGTTCTTAGACATGGTAACGAGTAACTCTGATCGTGCATGTTACGGTTCCAAGAGTGTGGAAACTGCACATGAGATGCTGGCAATTGAGACCCTTTTGATCACCGATGATCTTTCAGGAGCGTTGAGATTGAGACGAGGCATAAGTATGTTGGGTTGGTTAAGTCAGTGA